One Malania oleifera isolate guangnan ecotype guangnan chromosome 10, ASM2987363v1, whole genome shotgun sequence genomic region harbors:
- the LOC131166474 gene encoding cation/H(+) antiporter 15-like encodes MASAQWRVPDNLAKTACFRKPSVLSKGYWSSLSWKEILEHPGTLLQFQLGVVFFLHFLLYTLLKPLNLPSVVIQTSAGIILGACLGKNSALQQLILPDESDDVITVLVTIAYLLFIFSIAVKTDVGMIRKSGITAWAIGILSAVISVSFTWSASEPLDAHMLTPYGLSVPLDAFSLLQAITQFAVIVTFLIDLKILNSELGRLSSSAALINYCIGIMGQYVMACARMFNSFSKLYTLKSIFLSGCLLLLIVFLGRPTMKWIIKRTPEGEPVRETYSNTILAVAFVLAVLSDALGLEYRFGPFVLGLVVPAGPPLGSTLSKRLDTLTSRMFMPLLMTYAGYRAGLNLQFDVKICFAMCCIVFLNFLGKFAAIVLPARLYKMPYKDAFVVCLILCAKGNIEIALTVFSSRKPLMGGAYFTVSIILYLIIAVIIPRFVRRLYDPSRRYASYQRRNVLCTPKDAELRILTCIHRKDDALATIGLLETSNPTKISPISLYVLHLVELVGRATPLLMDHQQHEKVSSSYGSNVRHIIDFFNYYKDQHKESLNVQVFTAVSFHKFMHDDICSLAFDKITPLIVLPFHRKWNVKGQVILDDPTLRSINCQVLKKAPCSIGVLVDRCNSNGPSCVLSSKPLHHVAVLFLGGEDDREAVALGKRMARSPKVQLTIVRLIPMDGGSEDDWERMLNAEALKIAKFETSTSGNVIYKEEMVREGSDTVSIVRSMESKFELIIVGCCHRPSAITAGLAEWSEFPELGPVGDLLASSDIESTVSVLAVQQQKLKNN; translated from the exons ATGGCAAGTGCTCAGTGGAGAGTGCCGGATAATCTCGCGAAAACGGCGTGCTTCAGGAAGCCATCAGTACTGTCGAAGGGCTATTGGTCATCGCTTTCTTGGAAGGAGATTCTGGAGCACCCGGGCACGCTTCTTCAGTTCCAATTGGGAGTCGTCTTCTTCCTCCATTTCCTCCTCTATACGCTTCTCAAGCCCCTAAACCTACCCTCCGTCGTTATCCAAACCTCG GCAGGAATAATATTAGGGGCTTGTCTAGGAAAAAATTCTGCGCTCCAACAGCTGATCCTTCCCGATGAATCCGATGATGTAATCACTGTGCTAGTCACCATTGCATACTTATTGTTCATCTTCTCTATTGCGGTGAAGACCGACGTGGGAATGATAAGGAAATCAGGCATAACTGCCTGGGCTATTGGCATTTTATCTGCAGTGATTTCAGTCTCATTCACATGGAGTGCCTCAGAACCTTTAGATGCCCACATGTTGACCCCCTATGGTCTTTCAGTACCACTAGACGCCTTCTCCCTCTTGCAAGCTATAACCCAATTTGCTGTCATAGTTACCTTcttgattgatttgaaaatccTAAATTCCGAGCTTGGCAGGCTCTCTTCATCCGCAGCACTGATAAATTACTGCATTGGTATTATGGGCCAGTATGTGATGGCTTGCGCCAGGATGTTCAATTCATTCTCAAAACTATATACATTAAAAAGCATTTTTCTTTCTGGGTGTTTACTACTTCTGATTGTGTTTCTTGGTCGGCCAACGATGAAATGGATCATTAAACGGACGCCAGAAGGGGAACCTGTCAGGGAAACTTACAGCAACACCATATTGGCAGTGGCGTTCGTATTGGCAGTGCTTTCTGATGCTCTGGGGCTTGAATACAGGTTTGGGCCTTTTGTGCTTGGCTTGGTTGTGCCAGCCGGGCCTCCATTGGGCTCGACACTGTCAAAGAGGTTGGACACCCTCACTTCAAGGATGTTCATGCCACTCTTGATGACTTATGCTGGATACAGAGCAGGCCTAAATTTGCAGTTTGATGTGAAAATATGTTTTGCTATGTGTTGCATTGTCTTTCTCAACTTTCTCGGGAAATTTGCAGCAATAGTTCTTCCTGCAAGACTCTACAAGATGCCCTACAAAGATGCTTTTGTTGTTTGCCTCATCTTGTGTGCCAAAGGAAACATTGAAATAGCCCTTACAGTTTTCAGCTCCAGAAAG CCGTTAATGGGGGGTGCATACTTCACTGTGTCAATCATCTTATATCTGATAATAGCAGTGATCATACCACGTTTTGTGAGGCGCCTTTATGATCCTTCTAGGAGATATGCAAGCTACCAGAGAAGAAATGTTTTGTGCACGCCGAAGGATGCTGAGCTTCGAATACTCACTTGCATTCACAGAAAAGACGATGCCCTGGCCACTATAGGGCTATTAGAAACTTCAAATCCTACCAAAATAAGTCCTATATCGCTTTATGTGCTCCACCTGGTGGAGCTCGTTGGCCGAGCAACCCCTCTTCTCATGGACCACCAGCAACATGAAAAGGTTTCTTCTTCTTATGGGTCAAATGTGCGACATATCATTGACTTCTTTAACTACTACAAGGACCAGCATAAAGAGTCGCTCAATGTGCAAGTCTTCACCGCAGTATCATTTCACAAATTCATGCACGATGACATTTGTTCTCTAGCCTTTGACAAGATCACTCCCCTCATAGTACTTCCTTTCCACAGGAAATGGAATGTTAAAGGCCAAGTGATTTTGGATGATCCTACACTGAGGAGCATAAATTGTCAAGTATTGAAAAAGGCTCCTTGTTCCATAGGTGTTCTCGTTGATCGTTGCAACTCAAATGGTCCATCTTGTGTGTTGTCTTCAAAGCCATTACATCATGTGGCAGTGCTTTTTTTGGGAGGAGAAGATGATCGAGAAGCAGTAGCTCTTGGGAAGCGGATGGCAAGGAGCCCAAAAGTCCAATTGACTATTGTTCGACTCATCCCAATGGATGGTGGATCTGAAGATGACTGGGAGAGAATGCTTAATGCAGAAGCTTTGAAGATTGCCAAGTTTGAAACTTCAACAAGCGGCAATGTGATCTACAAAGAGGAAATGGTGAGAGAAGGGTCCGACACGGTTTCAATAGTGCGATCGATGGAGAGCAAATTTGAGCTTATTATTGTGGGGTGTTGCCACAGACCAAGCGCTATAACTGCAGGTCTCGCGGAATGGAGTGAGTTTCCAGAGTTAGGGCCGGTTGGAGATTTGCTTGCCTCCTCAGACATTGAAAGCACAGTATCGGTCTTGGCAGTGCAAcaacaaaaactaaaaaataactaG
- the LOC131165920 gene encoding cation/H(+) antiporter 8-like, with the protein MEGGATGNGGAGALKMPEIWAESTCSHEPPTMSSEGVWSSYRQYGSSFWIGILQHPIPLLELQLFVIFFLHYLLHFLHTRLKLPWLFIHGLVGFIIGQVLRSNQNLSKLALNDESETVITTLMSIGFALFMFISGVKVDPSMMIKSGKQALTMGTLALFFPIILTTPLFEFMKRRFPYSQIGLRFFAFSQSLTPFPVIACLLTDLKILNSELGRLTSSSSLISYLISFALMAMFIFFRVSSEISVLVGFKVVVVCMAFTCSLWVFVRPLMFWIIKQTPEGKPVRESYIVFIVVLAVLSAVISDFVGLEYMFGPFILGLVIPDGPPLGSTLAERLDTVISGVVVPLFMTYGGYRITFQTGLNHIFMAGICGIVLLTVLGKLIAGVLTAWLCNIPYKDAFVISIIMSAKGIVDICLYITCNDKKVHY; encoded by the exons ATGGAGGGCGGCGCAACCGGGAACGGCGGCGCCGGCGCCTTGAAGATGCCGGAGATATGGGCAGAGTCAACTTGCTCGCATGAACCTCCCACCATGTCGTCGGAAGGGGTATGGTCGTCGTACCGTCAGTACGGGTCGTCGTTTTGGATTGGGATTCTGCAGCACCCAATCCCCCTCCTCGAGCTCCAGCTCTTCGTCATCTTCTTCCTCCACTATCTCCTCCATTTCCTCCACACCCGCCTCAAATTGCCTTGGCTCTTCATCCACGGCCTG GTGGGCTTCATTATAGGACAGGTTCTGAGAAGCAACCAAAACCTATCAAAGCTGGCTCTCAATGACGAATCAGAAACCGTGATCACCACCCTAATGTCCATAGGATTTGCACTGTTCATGTTCATAAGCGGGGTGAAGGTCGACCCAAGCATGATGATCAAATCTGGAAAGCAAGCCTTGACAATGGGTACCTTAGCCCTCTTCTTCCCAATCATCCTAACTACCCCCCTCTTTGAATTCATGAAGCGCAGATTTCCCTACAGCCAAATAGGCCTCAGATTCTTTGCCTTCTCCCAATCCCTAACCCCCTTCCCCGTCATTGCCTGCCTACTCACCGACCTCAAAATACTCAACTCTGAGCTTGGCCGCctcacctcctcctcctccctcaTTAGCTACCTCATCAGCTTTGCCCTCATGGCCATGTTCATTTTCTTCCGCGTTTCCTCCGAAATCTCCGTCCTGGTTGGTTTTAAAGTAGTGGTTGTCTGCATGGCTTTCACATGCTCTCTTTGGGTGTTTGTCCGGCCACTGATGTTCTGGATCATCAAGCAGACACCAGAAGGCAAGCCCGTGAGGGAATCCTACATCGTCTTCATCGTAGTCTTGGCCGTACTGTCAGCGGTGATCAGCGACTTTGTGGGGCTGGAGTACATGTTTGGGCCTTTCATCCTGGGGTTGGTCATCCCAGATGGACCGCCGTTGGGTTCGACACTGGCAGAGAGGCTTGACACTGTGATCTCCGGGGTGGTTGTGCCGCTGTTCATGACCTATGGAGGTTACAGGATCACCTTTCAGACGGGATTGAATCATATTTTCATGGCTGGCATATGTGGGATCGTACTTCTAACTGTTCTGGGGAAACTTATAGCCGGAGTCCTCACTGCCTGGCTTTGCAACATTCCTTACAAGGATGCTTTTGTCATCTCCATCATTATGAGTGCCAAAGGCATTGTGGATATCTGCCTCTACATCACCTGCAATGATAAGAAGGTACACTACTAA
- the LOC131165921 gene encoding cation/H(+) antiporter 4-like, with product MENSFLSLLIVSVLLTGTIVQLVVSNIYDPSRKYAGYQKRNILHLERNAELRVLSCVLRQDDALAAIKLLEAYNPSKESPLSVHVLHLEELVGRATPLIIDHQLGQKSSSNSSPSGLRAQHIIDVFNYYKHQNLGSVSVQVFTAVSPFLFMHDDVCSLAFDKSASLVLLPFHRKWSAKGNLILDDTILRSINCQVLEKAPCSVGILVDRRKMCGSSSASNISMRSVFRMAMLFMGGDDDREALVLSKRMARSPLVHLSVVRLVSKEAKLEDRWERMLDAETLKEVQIRSPLNANITYLEHKVKEGPETAQIARSMENKFDLIILGRRHKIDSPFTTGLTEWSEFPELGPIGDLLASSDIQSGVSVLVVQQQQLQCD from the coding sequence ATGGAGAACTCATTCCTGTCTCTGCTGATAGTCTCAGTGCTACTAACAGGAACTATCGTGCAGCTTGTGGTGAGCAACATTTATGATCCTTCCAGGAAGTATGCAGGGTACCAAAAAAGAAATATCCTCCACTTGGAAAGGAATGCAGAACTCCGGGTACTAAGCTGTGTCCTAAGACAGGATGATGCCCTAGCTGCCATCAAGCTGTTAGAAGCCTACAATCCTTCTAAAGAAAGCCCTCTCTCGGTTCATGTCCTCCATCTGGAAGAGCTCGTGGGCCGAGCCACCCCTCTCATTATCGACCACCAATTAGGACAGAAGTCTTCATCTAATTCTTCTCCCAGCGGGCTGCGCGCGCAGCACATCATTGATGTTTTTAACTACTACAAGCATCAGAATTTGGGATCAGTCAGTGTACAAGTCTTCACCGCAGTGTCGCCGTTCTTGTTCATGCATGACGATGTCTGCTCACTCGCCTTCGACAAGTCGGCATCCCTAGTATTACTTCCGTTTCATAGGAAATGGAGCGCGAAAGGAAATTTGATTTTGGATGATACTATTTTGAGGAGCATAAACTGCCAAGTATTAGAAAAAGCTCCTTGTTCTGTAGGCATTCTTGTTGACCGTCGTAAGATGTGTGGCAGCTCTAGTGCCTCTAATATATCCATGAGGTCAGTATTTCGTATGGCTATGCTTTTCATGGGAGGCGACGATGACAGGGAGGCACTGGTTCTTAGCAAGCGAATGGCAAGAAGCCCTCTAGTTCACTTAAGCGTTGTAAGATTGGTTTCTAAAGAAGCTAAACTGGAAGATCGATGGGAGAGAATGCTTGATGCAGAAACCTTGAAGGAGGTCCAGATTCGCAGTCCACTCAATGCCAATATAACATACTTGGAGCACAAAGTGAAAGAAGGGCCTGAGACAGCTCAAATAGCTCGGTCAATGGAGAACAAATTTGATCTTATAATTTTGGGGCGTCGCCACAAGATCGATTCACCGTTCACCACAGGTTTAACAGAATGGAGTGAATTTCCAGAATTGGGGCCAATAGGCGACTTGCTTGCCTCCTCAGACATTCAAAGTGGAGTATCAGTCTTGGTGGTGCAGCAACAACAATTGCAGTGCGATTGA